In the Sphingomonas sp. LM7 genome, one interval contains:
- a CDS encoding DUF5985 family protein, whose product MTAWFAPVVYLLCFATSAACTLLLARSYRRSGMRLLLWSASCFGLLAANNLFVIVDLLLIRSIDFGLVRQFLSLAAVAVLLLGFIWDMEQDA is encoded by the coding sequence TTGACTGCCTGGTTCGCGCCGGTCGTCTATCTGCTCTGCTTTGCGACCAGTGCGGCGTGTACGCTGCTGCTCGCGCGCAGCTATCGCCGCAGCGGCATGCGATTGCTGCTGTGGAGCGCCTCGTGCTTTGGCCTGCTCGCCGCGAACAACCTGTTCGTGATCGTCGACCTGCTGCTGATCCGTTCGATCGATTTCGGGCTGGTGCGCCAGTTCCTGTCGCTGGCGGCGGTGGCCGTGCTGCTGCTCGGTTTTATCTGGGACATGGAGCAGGACGCGTGA
- a CDS encoding DUF5985 family protein: protein MTLTAFLSGAITLGFATAALFFLRFWRDTRDELFLAFAAAFLLLGFGQAILALGGIPDEQRSWVYLVRLVAFLIILYAILRKNRAV, encoded by the coding sequence GTGACGCTCACTGCCTTCCTTTCGGGCGCGATCACGCTGGGCTTCGCGACTGCGGCGCTGTTCTTCCTGCGCTTCTGGCGCGACACGCGCGACGAGCTGTTCCTGGCCTTCGCTGCCGCCTTCCTGCTGCTCGGCTTCGGCCAGGCGATCCTGGCGCTGGGCGGCATTCCCGACGAGCAGCGCAGCTGGGTCTATCTGGTCCGGCTGGTCGCGTTCCTGATCATCCTCTACGCGATCCTCCGCAAGAACCGCGCCGTGTAG